From Deinococcus betulae, the proteins below share one genomic window:
- the hemC gene encoding hydroxymethylbilane synthase: MRMVTVGTRGSTLALAQTHWVVARLKEEWPETDFRIQTISTGGDRNRGSLEAMAQKGDKGFWVKEIEDALLAKRIDIAVHSLKDLPTEQPEGLEVSAIPRRVDARDVLIGKEGMKKLAELPQGARVGTSSVRRKAFLRAFRPDIQIVNLRGNIDTRLAALAGDEYDAIVLAAAGLIRTEMRHRIDEFLEPDIILPAPGQGALALETRADDDLSIEVAYAIHDHTTDDRITAEREFLAGLGAGCMAPVGAHASVKGGLLTLEGWVGALDGTQVIRGTTQGDPGECADLGAELAADMLGQGAQALIDAARE; the protein is encoded by the coding sequence ATGCGGATGGTGACGGTAGGCACGCGCGGCTCGACTCTGGCGCTCGCACAAACCCATTGGGTGGTGGCCCGGCTGAAAGAGGAGTGGCCCGAGACGGACTTCCGGATTCAGACCATCAGCACGGGCGGCGACCGCAACCGGGGCAGCCTGGAAGCGATGGCGCAAAAGGGCGACAAGGGCTTTTGGGTCAAGGAAATTGAAGACGCCCTGCTGGCCAAGCGGATTGACATCGCCGTGCATTCCCTCAAGGACCTGCCCACCGAGCAGCCCGAGGGCCTGGAGGTCAGCGCCATTCCGCGCCGGGTGGACGCCCGCGACGTTCTGATTGGCAAAGAGGGCATGAAAAAGCTGGCCGAGTTGCCGCAGGGCGCCCGTGTGGGCACCAGCAGCGTGCGGCGTAAGGCCTTCCTGCGCGCCTTCCGCCCGGACATACAGATCGTGAACCTGCGGGGCAACATTGACACGCGCCTGGCCGCGCTGGCGGGCGATGAATACGACGCCATCGTGCTGGCCGCCGCCGGTCTGATTCGCACCGAAATGCGCCACCGCATTGACGAGTTTCTGGAGCCCGACATCATTCTGCCCGCGCCTGGGCAGGGCGCCCTGGCCTTGGAAACCCGCGCCGACGATGACCTGAGCATTGAAGTCGCTTACGCCATCCACGACCACACCACCGACGACCGCATTACCGCCGAGCGCGAGTTCCTGGCTGGATTGGGCGCCGGGTGCATGGCGCCGGTGGGGGCGCATGCCAGCGTCAAGGGCGGCCTGCTGACCCTGGAAGGCTGGGTGGGGGCGCTGGACGGTACGCAGGTGATTCGCGGCACCACTCAGGGCGACCCCGGTGAATGCGCCGACTTGGGCGCTGAACTGGCCGCCGATATGCTGGGTCAGGGCGCCCAGGCCCTGATTGACGCGGCGCGCGAGTAA
- a CDS encoding GH1 family beta-glucosidase codes for MTFPDGFVWGAATAAYQIEGAVQEGGRGPSIWDTFAHTPGRVRGGQTGDVACDHYHRFAEDVALLRELGVGAYRFSVSWPRVQPGGRGRANPAGLAFYDRLTDELLAAGLEPWVTLYHWDLPQELEDAGGWLNRDTAHRFEDYAYLVGERLADRAAAFMTLNEPFVVMALGYALGVHAPGKTLGLGAFPAAHHQLLAHGLGVRALREAGARQVGLANTYAPAWPTSDRDADHRAADLTDALHNHLFTDPLLRGEYPAPVLDLLSERTPEVLDVVRPGDLAVMATPLDFLGVNYYQPDWVKASATSPFGAEVGTVPGRPQTGLGWSVVPKGLTQTLTGLKARYGETCPPLVVTENGCAWPDTPGADGRVRDDFRIRYLDAHLQAAQDALTQGAPLKGYFVWSLLDNFEWAEGYSQRFGLVHVDFETQVRTPKDSYFWFRERVKGGG; via the coding sequence ATGACCTTTCCAGACGGCTTCGTGTGGGGCGCGGCCACCGCTGCCTATCAGATTGAAGGCGCCGTGCAGGAGGGCGGACGGGGGCCCAGCATCTGGGACACCTTTGCCCACACGCCGGGCCGGGTGCGCGGCGGCCAGACGGGCGACGTGGCCTGCGACCATTACCACCGCTTCGCCGAGGACGTGGCCCTGCTGCGCGAGTTGGGCGTGGGGGCCTACCGCTTCAGCGTGTCGTGGCCGCGCGTGCAACCGGGCGGCCGGGGCCGGGCCAACCCAGCGGGCCTGGCCTTCTACGACCGCCTGACCGATGAGCTGCTGGCCGCCGGGCTTGAGCCCTGGGTGACGCTGTATCACTGGGACCTGCCGCAGGAACTGGAAGACGCAGGCGGCTGGCTGAACCGCGACACGGCCCACCGCTTTGAGGACTACGCCTACTTGGTCGGCGAGCGGCTGGCCGACCGCGCGGCAGCCTTTATGACCCTGAACGAGCCTTTCGTGGTCATGGCGCTGGGCTACGCGCTGGGCGTTCATGCGCCGGGCAAAACGCTGGGGCTGGGCGCGTTTCCGGCGGCGCATCATCAGCTGCTGGCCCACGGCCTGGGGGTGCGGGCGCTGCGCGAGGCCGGAGCGCGGCAGGTCGGCCTGGCCAACACCTACGCCCCGGCCTGGCCCACCAGTGACCGGGACGCCGACCACCGCGCCGCTGACTTAACAGACGCGCTCCACAACCACCTCTTTACCGACCCGTTGCTGCGCGGCGAGTACCCGGCCCCCGTGCTGGACCTACTGTCTGAACGCACGCCCGAAGTGCTGGACGTGGTGCGCCCCGGTGACCTGGCCGTCATGGCCACGCCGCTGGACTTTCTGGGGGTCAATTACTACCAGCCCGACTGGGTGAAAGCCAGCGCCACCTCTCCGTTTGGTGCCGAGGTGGGGACGGTGCCGGGGCGCCCGCAGACCGGACTGGGCTGGTCCGTCGTGCCCAAGGGCCTCACCCAAACCCTGACGGGTCTGAAGGCGCGCTACGGCGAGACCTGCCCGCCCCTGGTTGTAACGGAGAACGGCTGTGCGTGGCCGGATACCCCAGGGGCAGATGGACGTGTGCGGGATGACTTCCGCATTCGGTATCTGGACGCCCACCTTCAAGCGGCGCAGGATGCCCTTACGCAGGGGGCGCCGCTGAAGGGCTACTTCGTGTGGAGCCTGCTGGATAACTTTGAGTGGGCGGAGGGGTACAGCCAGCGGTTTGGGCTGGTGCATGTGGATTTTGAGACGCAGGTGCGGACGCCGAAGGACAGTTACTTCTGGTTTCGGGAGCGGGTGAAGGGTGGGGGGTGA
- a CDS encoding ABC transporter ATP-binding protein: MSPSAAAPPPERTRSALGVLGTYLGPLKWQVVALATLLLTGTGLNLLLPQLLRRFVDNVGLGAGTDVGLLVRLAGLYIALAVGVQLMTAGATYVGARVGWTATNRLRADLMAHLLSLDMREHKERTPGEMIERIDGDVTALSNFFSQFAVRVFGAALLLTGALIMFFREDWRVGAGVTVFTLITLTAMNRVRKLGVEPTRLERESSARLFGFVEERLAGLEDIRSLGAGRHHLRRFLQTQREFFTRSVNSWRRRSVVWQLSMLLFAIGYVGVLTAAVGLYAAGTISLGTAFLMYQYMTLVEEPIDQLTQQLQDLQKAGASLGRVSELLALRSEVRGGQTPLPTGPLALDFQQVSFSYAPEDPAARGVLHGVSFHLPAGQTVGLLGRTGSGKTTLTRLVSRLYDATSGAITLGGVPVTAAPLHDLRQRVAVVTQDVQLFQASVRDNLSFFDPQVTDAQVEAALREVGLGTWLERLEDGVRTPLPTGSLSAGEAQLLAFARVLLRDPSVIILDEPSSRLDPATEARLTAAMTRLLTGRTAIIIAHRLDTVARADRILVLGDGEVLEDGERDALAQDPRSHYAALLRAGVLDEGEGVLA, from the coding sequence ATGTCCCCCTCTGCCGCTGCCCCCCCACCAGAACGAACACGCAGCGCCCTGGGGGTGCTGGGCACCTACCTGGGGCCGCTGAAATGGCAGGTCGTCGCCCTGGCCACCCTGCTGCTGACCGGCACCGGCCTGAACCTACTGCTGCCTCAGCTGCTGCGCCGCTTTGTGGACAACGTGGGTCTGGGCGCGGGGACCGATGTGGGCCTGCTGGTGCGTCTGGCCGGCCTATATATCGCGCTGGCCGTGGGCGTCCAGCTGATGACCGCCGGCGCAACCTATGTGGGCGCGCGGGTCGGCTGGACCGCCACCAACCGCCTGCGCGCGGACCTGATGGCGCACCTGCTCTCGCTGGACATGCGCGAACACAAGGAGCGCACCCCCGGCGAGATGATCGAGCGCATTGACGGCGACGTGACGGCCCTGAGCAACTTCTTCTCGCAATTTGCGGTGCGCGTGTTCGGCGCGGCGCTGCTGCTGACCGGCGCGCTCATCATGTTCTTCCGCGAAGACTGGCGCGTCGGGGCCGGCGTGACGGTCTTTACGCTGATCACCCTGACGGCCATGAACCGGGTGCGCAAGCTGGGCGTCGAACCCACCCGCCTGGAGCGCGAAAGCAGCGCCCGGCTGTTCGGCTTTGTGGAGGAGCGCTTGGCAGGCCTGGAGGACATTCGCAGCCTCGGCGCCGGCCGCCACCACCTGCGGCGCTTTCTGCAAACGCAGCGTGAGTTCTTTACCCGATCGGTCAATTCCTGGCGGCGGCGCAGCGTGGTGTGGCAGCTGTCCATGCTGCTGTTCGCCATCGGCTACGTGGGCGTGCTGACAGCGGCAGTGGGCCTGTACGCCGCCGGCACCATCTCGCTGGGCACAGCGTTCCTGATGTACCAGTACATGACGCTGGTGGAAGAACCCATTGACCAACTCACCCAGCAGCTTCAGGACCTGCAAAAGGCGGGTGCCAGCCTGGGCCGCGTGTCCGAACTGCTGGCCCTGCGCAGCGAGGTGCGCGGCGGCCAGACCCCGCTGCCCACTGGCCCACTGGCGCTGGACTTTCAGCAGGTCAGCTTTTCCTACGCCCCCGAAGACCCGGCGGCGCGCGGCGTGTTGCACGGCGTCTCGTTTCACCTGCCCGCCGGACAGACCGTGGGCCTGCTGGGCCGCACCGGCAGCGGCAAAACCACGCTGACCCGCCTGGTCTCGCGCCTGTACGACGCCACCAGCGGCGCCATCACCCTGGGCGGCGTGCCGGTCACGGCTGCGCCCCTGCACGACCTGCGCCAGCGTGTGGCGGTCGTGACCCAGGACGTGCAGCTGTTTCAGGCCAGCGTGCGCGACAACCTCAGCTTCTTTGACCCGCAGGTGACCGATGCGCAGGTTGAGGCTGCGCTGCGCGAGGTCGGGCTGGGGACCTGGCTGGAACGATTGGAAGATGGGGTGCGCACCCCCCTGCCCACCGGCAGCCTTTCGGCAGGCGAGGCGCAGCTGCTGGCCTTTGCCCGCGTGCTGCTGCGCGACCCCAGCGTGATTATTCTCGACGAGCCCAGCAGTCGCCTGGACCCCGCCACCGAGGCCCGCCTGACGGCCGCCATGACCCGCCTGCTGACCGGGCGCACCGCCATCATCATTGCCCACCGCCTCGACACCGTGGCGCGCGCCGACCGGATTCTGGTACTGGGCGACGGCGAGGTGCTGGAAGACGGCGAGCGCGACGCGCTGGCCCAGGACCCCCGCAGCCACTACGCGGCGCTTCTGCGCGCAGGCGTACTGGACGAGGGCGAAGGGGTGCTGGCGTGA